A single window of Jiangella alkaliphila DNA harbors:
- a CDS encoding DUF4233 domain-containing protein yields the protein MNRIAAAMLSIQVIVVLLAVPVAINIADVGRGTAWLAGGGIALLCVLGAATVRRGRPGYVLGTAAQVASVAAGIVVPAMLILGGIFALLWFVLLRIGPQVEREKAAREAQQPE from the coding sequence GTGAACCGCATCGCCGCCGCCATGCTGTCGATCCAGGTGATCGTCGTACTCCTGGCCGTCCCGGTCGCCATCAACATCGCCGACGTCGGCCGCGGCACCGCCTGGCTGGCCGGCGGCGGCATCGCGCTGCTGTGCGTGCTCGGCGCGGCGACCGTGCGCCGCGGCCGGCCCGGCTACGTCCTCGGCACGGCCGCCCAGGTGGCGTCGGTGGCCGCCGGCATCGTGGTGCCGGCGATGCTCATCCTGGGCGGCATCTTCGCCCTGCTGTGGTTCGTCCTGCTGCGCATCGGCCCCCAGGTCGAGCGCGAGAAGGCGGCCCGAGAGGCGCAGCAGCCGGAGTGA
- a CDS encoding type II secretion system F family protein has product MSPTILLITLIGAAIGASVLLLVIAIRGSEPKPPSPGSSRSVVEKLGKQTVYGIIAGFVALLLTRWPVAAVGAGLLVAFWPALFGGAKEERTSIARLEGLASWTESLRDTIAGAVGLEQAIPATVYAASPSIQPQLRLLADRLRIRMPMPEALERFADDLDDASADLVVSALILNARLRGPGLRQVLSSLADSARAELDMRQRVMAGRASTRRSVQIVVGVSLVFMIGLSIINRDFVEPYNSAGGQMVLGVVIGIFAIGFLWMRRLAKFEMPARFLVTAETGEARA; this is encoded by the coding sequence TTGAGCCCCACCATCCTGCTCATCACCCTGATCGGGGCCGCCATCGGCGCCTCGGTGCTGCTGCTGGTCATCGCGATCCGCGGCAGCGAGCCGAAGCCGCCGTCGCCGGGCTCGTCGCGGTCGGTGGTCGAGAAGCTGGGGAAGCAGACGGTCTACGGCATCATCGCCGGCTTCGTGGCGCTGCTGCTGACCCGCTGGCCGGTCGCGGCCGTCGGTGCCGGTCTGCTGGTGGCGTTCTGGCCGGCGCTGTTCGGCGGGGCGAAGGAGGAGCGGACGTCCATCGCCCGGCTGGAGGGCCTGGCGTCGTGGACCGAGTCGCTGCGCGACACCATCGCCGGCGCCGTCGGCCTCGAGCAGGCCATTCCGGCCACCGTGTACGCGGCGTCGCCGTCCATCCAGCCGCAGCTGCGGCTGCTGGCCGACCGGCTGCGCATCCGCATGCCGATGCCCGAGGCGCTGGAACGCTTCGCCGACGACCTCGACGACGCCAGCGCCGACCTCGTCGTCTCGGCGCTGATCCTCAACGCCCGGCTGCGTGGCCCCGGCCTGCGGCAGGTGCTCTCGTCGCTGGCCGACTCCGCACGTGCCGAGCTCGACATGCGCCAGCGGGTCATGGCCGGCCGGGCCAGCACCCGCCGCTCGGTGCAGATCGTCGTCGGCGTCAGCCTGGTCTTCATGATCGGCCTGTCGATCATCAACCGCGACTTCGTCGAGCCGTACAACTCCGCGGGCGGGCAGATGGTACTGGGCGTCGTCATCGGCATCTTCGCCATCGGCTTCCTCTGGATGCGCCGGCTGGCGAAGTTCGAGATGCCGGCCCGGTTCCTGGTCACGGCCGAGACGGGGGAGGCGCGGGCATGA
- a CDS encoding bifunctional folylpolyglutamate synthase/dihydrofolate synthase, translating into MSDDVLRDIEAELLARRPESRVEPSLERIRDLVDLLGNPQRAYPVLHIGGTNGKTSTARMADALLRELNLRTGRYTSPHLQSVTERIVLDGEPITPARFAATYAEVKPYLDLVDSKHDVLLGYFEVLTALAYAAFADAPVEAAVVEVGLGGAWDATNVADGRVAVVTSVAIDHVEYLGDTIEEIATEKAGIIKPGGYAILGPQTTAAAQILLARVAETGATVARQGLEFGLRSREMAVGGQLLGLQGLTGPYDEIFLPLHGEYQAHNAAAALAAVEAFVGGGREALDADLVRAAFARVTSPGRLEALRRGPVVLADAAHNPAGAAALAAALTEEFAGTALVAVVAAMADKDVEGILTELEPAVEAVVVTENSSPRTMPVDQLANVAVDVFGQDRVHQAVPLPEAIDVGLRLAEREESLGGYGVIVTGSVVTAGDARVAFGAAS; encoded by the coding sequence GTGAGCGACGACGTCCTGCGCGACATCGAGGCCGAGCTGCTGGCCCGGCGCCCGGAGTCGCGGGTCGAGCCGTCGCTGGAGCGCATCCGCGACCTTGTCGACCTCCTCGGCAACCCGCAGCGCGCGTACCCCGTCCTGCACATCGGCGGCACCAACGGCAAGACGTCGACGGCGCGCATGGCCGACGCGCTGCTGCGCGAGCTGAACCTGCGCACCGGCCGGTACACCAGCCCGCACCTGCAGTCGGTCACCGAGCGCATCGTGCTCGACGGCGAGCCGATCACGCCGGCCCGCTTCGCCGCCACGTACGCCGAGGTCAAGCCGTACCTCGACCTCGTCGACTCCAAGCACGACGTGCTGCTGGGCTACTTCGAGGTGCTGACTGCGCTGGCCTATGCCGCGTTCGCCGACGCCCCCGTCGAGGCCGCCGTCGTCGAGGTCGGCCTGGGCGGCGCCTGGGACGCCACCAACGTCGCCGACGGCCGGGTCGCGGTCGTCACCTCGGTCGCCATCGACCACGTCGAGTACCTCGGTGACACCATCGAGGAGATCGCCACCGAGAAGGCCGGCATCATCAAGCCCGGCGGCTACGCGATCCTCGGGCCGCAGACCACGGCCGCCGCCCAGATCCTGCTCGCGCGCGTCGCCGAGACCGGCGCGACCGTCGCCCGGCAGGGGCTGGAGTTCGGCCTGCGCAGCCGCGAGATGGCCGTCGGCGGGCAGCTTCTCGGCCTGCAGGGGCTGACCGGCCCGTACGACGAGATCTTCCTGCCGCTGCACGGCGAGTACCAGGCGCACAACGCGGCGGCGGCGCTGGCCGCGGTCGAGGCGTTCGTCGGCGGCGGCCGTGAGGCGCTAGACGCCGACCTGGTCCGGGCCGCGTTCGCCCGCGTCACCTCGCCCGGCCGGCTGGAGGCGCTGCGCCGCGGCCCGGTCGTGCTGGCCGACGCCGCGCACAACCCGGCCGGCGCCGCGGCGCTCGCGGCAGCCCTCACCGAGGAGTTCGCCGGCACCGCGCTGGTCGCCGTCGTCGCCGCCATGGCCGACAAGGACGTCGAGGGCATCCTCACCGAGCTGGAGCCCGCGGTCGAGGCCGTGGTCGTCACCGAGAACTCCTCGCCTCGCACCATGCCGGTCGACCAGTTGGCCAATGTCGCCGTCGACGTGTTCGGCCAGGACCGCGTCCACCAGGCGGTGCCGCTGCCCGAGGCGATCGACGTCGGGCTGCGGCTGGCCGAGCGGGAGGAGTCGCTGGGCGGCTACGGAGTGATCGTCACCGGCTCGGTCGTGACGGCGGGCGACGCGCGGGTGGCGTTCGGGGCGGCGTCGTGA
- a CDS encoding ketopantoate reductase family protein, whose translation MAFVIYGAGAIGGVLGARLHTAGFDVRLIARGAHLSAIRSGGLRVESPEGATTVPVPVYGSPAEAGVEPGDVVVLTMKSQDTPAALEALRAVAEPSTPVVCVQNGVANERLALRLFSHVYGVCVMFPAAHVQAGVVQARSAPVPGILDLGRYPGGVDDVARSVAADLAKAGFLSEPREDIMRWKYRKLVMNLGNAVTALCGTGDGDAARVVELLRAEGEAVLAAAGADVVDEETDLARRGDILRMPAFEGQAPGGGSSVQSLLRGTGSIEADYLNGEIVLLARLHGVPAPANDLVRQLAVVAARERVAPGSVPASELLARLAA comes from the coding sequence ATGGCCTTCGTGATCTACGGCGCCGGCGCGATCGGCGGCGTCCTCGGCGCACGCCTGCACACGGCCGGGTTCGACGTCCGACTCATCGCCCGCGGCGCACACCTGTCCGCCATCCGGTCCGGCGGGTTGCGGGTCGAGTCGCCGGAGGGTGCGACGACGGTCCCGGTGCCCGTGTACGGGTCGCCCGCGGAGGCCGGCGTGGAGCCCGGCGACGTCGTGGTGCTCACCATGAAGAGCCAGGACACCCCGGCCGCGCTGGAGGCGCTGCGCGCGGTCGCGGAGCCGTCGACGCCGGTCGTGTGCGTCCAGAACGGCGTGGCCAACGAGCGCCTGGCGCTGCGGCTGTTCTCGCACGTGTACGGCGTGTGCGTGATGTTTCCGGCGGCGCACGTCCAGGCGGGCGTCGTGCAGGCGCGGTCGGCACCGGTGCCGGGCATCCTCGACCTCGGCCGCTACCCGGGCGGCGTCGACGACGTCGCACGTTCGGTCGCGGCCGACCTCGCCAAGGCCGGCTTCCTCTCCGAGCCGCGCGAGGACATCATGCGGTGGAAGTACCGCAAGCTGGTGATGAACCTCGGCAACGCGGTCACCGCGCTGTGCGGCACCGGCGACGGCGACGCCGCGCGCGTGGTCGAGCTGCTGCGGGCCGAGGGCGAGGCGGTGCTGGCGGCGGCCGGCGCCGACGTCGTCGACGAGGAGACCGACCTCGCCCGGCGCGGGGACATCCTGCGGATGCCGGCGTTCGAGGGGCAGGCGCCCGGCGGCGGCTCGTCGGTGCAGAGCCTGCTGCGCGGCACCGGCTCGATCGAGGCCGACTACCTCAACGGCGAGATCGTCCTGCTGGCGCGGCTGCACGGCGTGCCGGCCCCGGCGAACGACCTGGTCCGCCAGTTGGCCGTCGTCGCGGCGCGGGAGCGGGTGGCACCGGGGTCGGTGCCGGCGAGCGAGCTGCTGGCCCGGCTCGCGGCCTGA
- a CDS encoding NADP-dependent oxidoreductase, whose amino-acid sequence MVTTALAVRYARYGDPGVLSLDAVEPPVPGAGEVRVAVRAAGVNPYDAKARRGLYASDGAPAEPARVGLEYAGTIDALGPDVTGWSPGDDVFGLASGSAATHIVVPAEGLVAKPARLSFVQAAALPVACETAYRVIRLLDVRAGDILLVHAAAGAVGLVAGQLALARGARVIGTAGPANHEFLASLGVEPVLYGDGLAARVRALAPDGVDAVLDASGRDVLPVSIELAGGPDRVVTIADGSAAQYRVRASWTADLPLPEVFEAVLPLVEQGTVRMPIAATFPLEQVAAAQELSETGHLRGKIVLTVG is encoded by the coding sequence CTGGTGACCACCGCCCTGGCGGTCCGGTATGCCCGGTACGGCGACCCCGGCGTGCTGTCGCTGGACGCCGTCGAGCCGCCGGTGCCCGGCGCCGGCGAGGTGCGGGTCGCGGTCCGCGCGGCCGGCGTCAACCCGTACGACGCCAAGGCGCGGCGCGGCCTGTACGCGAGCGACGGCGCACCGGCCGAGCCCGCGCGGGTCGGCCTGGAGTACGCCGGCACCATCGACGCGCTCGGGCCGGACGTCACCGGCTGGTCGCCGGGCGACGACGTGTTCGGGCTGGCGTCCGGCTCGGCCGCCACGCACATCGTCGTTCCGGCCGAGGGGCTGGTGGCCAAGCCCGCCCGGCTCTCGTTCGTGCAGGCGGCCGCGCTGCCGGTGGCCTGCGAGACGGCGTACCGCGTGATCCGGCTGCTGGACGTCCGGGCCGGCGACATCCTGCTCGTGCACGCCGCCGCCGGCGCGGTCGGACTGGTGGCCGGTCAGCTGGCGCTGGCCCGCGGCGCCCGGGTCATCGGCACCGCGGGACCGGCGAACCACGAGTTCCTGGCCTCGCTCGGGGTCGAGCCGGTGCTCTACGGCGACGGGCTGGCTGCGCGCGTGCGGGCGCTGGCCCCGGACGGCGTCGACGCCGTGCTGGACGCGTCGGGGCGCGACGTGCTGCCGGTGTCGATCGAGCTGGCCGGCGGCCCGGACCGGGTCGTCACCATCGCCGACGGGTCCGCCGCGCAGTACCGCGTGCGAGCCAGCTGGACCGCGGACCTGCCGCTGCCGGAGGTGTTCGAGGCGGTGCTGCCGCTGGTCGAGCAGGGGACGGTGCGGATGCCCATCGCCGCGACGTTCCCGCTGGAGCAGGTCGCCGCCGCCCAGGAGCTCAGCGAGACCGGCCACCTGCGCGGCAAGATCGTCCTGACGGTCGGCTGA
- a CDS encoding SAF domain-containing protein — MAGTTQTTDAANERQRAREQRGIRSNQRVRAESTRLPAPPRQRRPALAALAVLLIVGGAAIAALLAMRVDERTPVLVVTQPIAAGELIPESAIGTTQVAAEGTDLIPESQLDLVTSRYARVSIAEGQLLDTTMLSDQAPLREGQVAVGAFLGQGFLPAGGLRPGDIVDLVSIVTGEGETIVEGARVATATAAEGSGDAGGGTGSLVTLLVDRADSATVGGLAATSQLVVMLVERGTPFESGEE, encoded by the coding sequence ATGGCGGGGACAACTCAGACGACTGACGCAGCCAACGAGCGCCAGCGCGCGCGGGAACAGCGCGGCATCCGCAGCAACCAACGCGTCCGGGCCGAGAGCACGCGGCTGCCGGCGCCACCCAGGCAGCGACGCCCGGCACTGGCCGCGCTCGCGGTACTGCTCATCGTCGGCGGTGCGGCCATCGCCGCGCTGCTGGCCATGCGCGTCGACGAGCGCACGCCGGTCCTCGTCGTGACGCAGCCCATCGCCGCGGGGGAGCTGATCCCCGAGAGCGCGATCGGCACCACGCAGGTCGCCGCCGAGGGCACCGACCTCATCCCTGAGTCGCAGCTCGACCTCGTCACCAGCCGCTACGCGCGGGTCAGCATCGCCGAGGGCCAGCTGCTCGACACCACCATGCTCAGTGACCAGGCGCCGCTCCGCGAGGGCCAGGTGGCCGTCGGCGCCTTCCTCGGGCAGGGCTTCCTGCCCGCCGGCGGCCTACGGCCCGGCGACATCGTCGACCTCGTCTCGATCGTCACCGGCGAGGGCGAGACGATCGTCGAGGGCGCCCGGGTCGCCACGGCAACCGCCGCGGAGGGGTCCGGCGACGCAGGGGGCGGCACCGGTTCGCTGGTGACGCTGCTGGTCGACCGCGCCGACTCCGCCACCGTCGGCGGCCTGGCCGCCACCAGCCAGCTCGTCGTCATGCTGGTCGAGCGCGGCACCCCGTTCGAGTCCGGCGAGGAGTGA
- a CDS encoding CpaF family protein produces the protein MDQNLVRTLREEVADTLARQRRDDAANGIPPMSGEDERQFARAVISRVLDAHARAEIAGGRTPPSAEEEEEISSGIHAALFGVGRLQPLLDDLDVENIDINGCDQVFIQYADGREVNGAPVAESDDELVELVQILGAYSGLTSRPFDSANPQLDLRLPDGSRLSAVMGVCARPSISIRRARLSRVHLDDLVRYDTVTEDLAAFLSAAVAARKNIMIAGATNAGKTTMLRALANEIPSVERIITVERALELGLGEFADLHRNVVAFEERLPNSEGMGAITMAELVRRSLRMNPSRVIVGEVLGDEIVTMLNAMSQGNDGSLSTIHANSSIEVFNRISTYAIQSVERLPVEATMMLIAGAIDFVVFVEKRNEFAEGGRLRRFVSSIREINGVDGRVLSSEIFASGPDGVAVPAAPIACIDDLMAVGYDVNAGQVIA, from the coding sequence GTGGACCAGAACCTCGTCCGCACCCTCCGCGAGGAGGTCGCCGACACCCTCGCCCGGCAGCGCCGCGACGACGCCGCCAACGGCATTCCGCCGATGTCCGGCGAGGACGAGCGGCAGTTCGCCCGCGCCGTCATCAGCCGGGTCCTCGACGCGCACGCCCGGGCCGAGATCGCCGGCGGCCGCACGCCGCCGTCGGCGGAGGAAGAGGAGGAGATCTCCTCCGGCATCCACGCCGCGCTGTTCGGCGTCGGACGGCTGCAGCCGCTGCTCGACGACCTCGACGTCGAGAACATCGACATCAACGGCTGCGACCAGGTCTTCATCCAGTACGCCGACGGCCGCGAGGTGAACGGCGCGCCGGTGGCCGAGAGCGACGACGAGCTGGTCGAGCTGGTGCAGATCCTGGGCGCCTACTCCGGCCTCACCAGCCGCCCGTTCGACTCCGCGAACCCGCAGCTGGACCTCCGGCTGCCCGACGGCAGCCGGCTCTCGGCCGTCATGGGCGTCTGCGCCCGGCCGTCCATCTCGATCCGCCGGGCGCGGCTGTCGCGGGTGCACCTCGACGACCTCGTCCGCTACGACACGGTCACCGAGGACCTCGCCGCGTTCCTGTCCGCCGCCGTCGCCGCGCGCAAGAACATCATGATCGCCGGGGCCACCAACGCCGGCAAGACGACCATGCTGCGCGCCCTGGCCAACGAGATCCCGTCGGTCGAGCGCATCATCACCGTCGAGCGAGCGCTCGAGCTGGGCCTGGGCGAGTTCGCCGACCTGCACCGCAACGTCGTCGCGTTCGAGGAGCGGCTGCCCAACTCCGAGGGCATGGGCGCCATCACCATGGCCGAGCTGGTCCGGCGCAGCCTGCGCATGAATCCTAGCCGGGTCATCGTCGGCGAGGTGCTCGGCGACGAGATCGTCACCATGCTCAACGCGATGAGCCAGGGCAACGACGGCTCGCTGTCGACCATCCACGCCAACAGCTCCATCGAGGTGTTCAACCGCATCTCGACCTACGCCATCCAGTCGGTCGAGCGGCTGCCCGTCGAGGCGACGATGATGCTGATCGCCGGCGCCATCGACTTCGTCGTGTTCGTCGAGAAGCGCAACGAGTTCGCCGAAGGCGGCCGGCTGCGCCGGTTCGTCTCCAGCATCCGCGAGATCAACGGCGTCGACGGCCGGGTGCTGTCCAGCGAGATCTTCGCCTCCGGCCCCGACGGCGTCGCCGTGCCGGCCGCGCCGATCGCCTGCATCGACGACCTCATGGCGGTGGGCTACGACGTCAACGCGGGCCAGGTGATCGCTTGA
- the ndk gene encoding nucleoside-diphosphate kinase, protein MSERTLVLIKPDAVRRGLVGEILARYERKGLTIVALDQRTIDPTLSDAHYAEHVDKPFYPALREFVTGGPLVALVLDGDQAIDVVRAMNGATDGRKAAPGTIRGDLALSNSENLVHASDSPEAAKRELDLWFPGL, encoded by the coding sequence GTGTCCGAGCGCACGCTCGTCCTGATCAAGCCCGACGCCGTCCGCCGCGGCCTGGTCGGGGAGATTCTGGCCCGCTACGAACGCAAGGGCCTGACCATCGTCGCGCTGGACCAGCGCACCATCGACCCCACGCTGTCGGACGCGCACTACGCCGAGCACGTCGACAAGCCGTTCTACCCCGCGCTGCGCGAGTTCGTCACCGGCGGCCCGCTGGTCGCGCTGGTCCTCGACGGCGACCAGGCCATCGACGTCGTGCGGGCGATGAACGGCGCCACCGACGGCCGCAAGGCCGCTCCCGGCACCATCCGCGGCGACCTCGCGCTGTCCAACTCCGAGAACCTCGTGCACGCGTCCGACTCCCCCGAGGCGGCCAAGCGCGAGCTCGACCTCTGGTTCCCCGGCCTCTAG
- a CDS encoding valine--tRNA ligase — protein sequence MTESTLPEPALPSVYDPAAVEMPLYQGWVDRGYFEADEKSDKPPYCIVIPPPNVTGSLHLGHAFEHTLIDALVRRRRMQGYEALWMPGMDHAGIATQNVVERELAKEGASRHDLGREAFVEKVWEWKAESGGRILAQMRRLGDGVAWSRERFTMDEGLSRAVQTIFKRLYDDELIYRAERIINWCVRCHTALSDIEVEHSEDEGELVSIRYSDDVVVATTRAETMLGDTAVAVHPDDERYKHLIGTELELPLTGRRIPVVGDPHVDPSFGTGMVKVTPAHDPNDFEIGRRHDLPMLTIMDEQGVITAHGPFQGLDRFEARPAIVAALREQGRIVSEKRPYVHAVGHCSRCKTVVEPRLSLQWWVKVEPLAKASGDAVRDGRVAIHPKSMEARWFGWVDDMHDWCISRQLWWGHRIPVWYGPGGEVVCVGPDDDVPSGEGWVQDEDVLDTWFSSALWPFSTLGWPDETPALEKFYPNQVLVTGYDILFFWVARMMMFGLYAHADAGPDKAIPFHTIALHGMVRDERGKKMSKSFGNAVDPLDWMDAYGSDALRFTLARGANPGADVPIGEDWVQASRNFCNKLWNATRFALISGARVGELPPSGELTAVDRWILSRLNTVLAEVDAFYEDYQFAKASETLYHFAWDEFCDWYVELAKTQLGAGGAGGAVAGRTQLVLGHVLDRLLRVLHPVTPFVTEALWTTLTGQESLVVADWPAPDAGRDDPGAEATVAELQRLITEVRRFRSDQGVKPGQKVPARLVGADAAVLAGHEAAFRSLTRLTEPSDGFTATAQVVVGAVTVELDLSGAVDVEAERKRLSKDLATERKALEQALRKLGNEQFLAKAPEAEVDKVRGRRTAAEGEIARLETQLAGLPQGAP from the coding sequence GTGACCGAGTCGACTCTCCCCGAGCCCGCCCTGCCGTCCGTCTACGACCCGGCGGCGGTAGAGATGCCCCTCTACCAGGGCTGGGTCGACCGCGGCTATTTCGAGGCCGACGAGAAGAGCGACAAGCCCCCGTACTGCATCGTCATCCCGCCGCCGAACGTCACCGGGTCGCTGCACCTGGGCCACGCGTTCGAGCACACGCTGATCGACGCGCTGGTGCGGCGGCGGCGCATGCAGGGCTACGAGGCGCTGTGGATGCCCGGCATGGACCACGCGGGCATCGCCACCCAGAACGTCGTCGAGCGCGAGCTGGCCAAGGAGGGCGCGTCGCGGCACGACCTCGGGCGTGAGGCGTTCGTCGAGAAGGTCTGGGAGTGGAAGGCCGAGTCCGGCGGCCGCATCCTCGCCCAGATGCGCCGGCTCGGCGACGGCGTCGCCTGGAGCCGCGAGCGGTTCACCATGGACGAGGGCCTGTCGCGCGCCGTCCAGACCATCTTCAAGCGGCTCTACGACGACGAGCTGATCTACCGCGCCGAGCGGATCATCAACTGGTGCGTGCGCTGCCACACCGCGCTGTCCGACATCGAGGTGGAGCACAGTGAGGACGAGGGCGAGCTGGTCTCGATCCGCTACAGCGACGACGTCGTCGTGGCCACCACCCGCGCTGAGACGATGCTCGGCGACACCGCCGTGGCCGTGCACCCCGACGACGAGCGCTACAAGCACCTCATCGGCACCGAGCTGGAGCTGCCGCTGACCGGCCGGCGCATCCCGGTCGTCGGCGACCCGCACGTCGACCCGTCGTTCGGCACCGGCATGGTCAAGGTCACGCCGGCGCACGACCCCAACGACTTCGAGATCGGCCGCCGGCACGACCTCCCGATGCTCACCATCATGGACGAGCAGGGCGTCATCACCGCGCACGGCCCGTTCCAGGGGCTGGACCGCTTCGAGGCCCGGCCGGCCATCGTCGCCGCGCTGCGCGAGCAGGGCCGCATCGTCTCCGAGAAGCGGCCGTACGTGCACGCCGTCGGGCACTGCTCGCGATGCAAGACCGTGGTCGAGCCGCGGCTGTCGCTGCAGTGGTGGGTCAAGGTCGAGCCGCTGGCCAAGGCGTCGGGCGACGCCGTCCGCGACGGCCGCGTGGCCATCCACCCGAAGTCGATGGAGGCGCGCTGGTTCGGCTGGGTCGACGACATGCACGACTGGTGCATCTCGCGCCAGCTGTGGTGGGGCCACCGCATCCCGGTCTGGTACGGGCCTGGCGGCGAGGTCGTCTGCGTCGGCCCCGACGACGACGTCCCCAGCGGCGAGGGCTGGGTGCAGGACGAGGACGTGCTCGACACCTGGTTCTCGTCGGCGCTGTGGCCGTTCTCGACGCTCGGCTGGCCCGACGAGACGCCTGCGCTGGAGAAGTTCTACCCGAACCAGGTGCTGGTCACCGGCTACGACATCCTGTTCTTCTGGGTGGCCCGGATGATGATGTTCGGGCTGTACGCGCATGCCGACGCCGGCCCCGATAAGGCGATCCCGTTTCACACCATCGCGCTGCACGGCATGGTCCGCGACGAGCGCGGCAAGAAGATGTCCAAGTCGTTCGGCAACGCCGTCGACCCGCTGGACTGGATGGACGCCTACGGGTCCGACGCGCTGCGGTTCACGCTCGCGCGCGGCGCCAACCCCGGCGCCGACGTCCCGATCGGCGAGGACTGGGTCCAGGCGTCGCGCAACTTCTGCAACAAGCTGTGGAACGCCACCCGGTTCGCGCTGATCAGCGGCGCCCGCGTGGGTGAGCTGCCGCCGTCCGGCGAGCTGACGGCCGTCGACCGGTGGATCCTGTCCCGGCTGAACACCGTGCTGGCCGAGGTCGACGCGTTCTACGAGGACTACCAGTTCGCCAAGGCCAGCGAGACGCTCTACCACTTCGCCTGGGACGAGTTCTGCGACTGGTACGTCGAGCTGGCCAAGACGCAGCTGGGCGCGGGCGGCGCGGGCGGCGCGGTCGCCGGCCGGACCCAGCTGGTGCTCGGGCACGTCCTCGACCGTCTGCTGCGCGTGCTGCACCCGGTGACGCCGTTCGTCACCGAGGCGCTGTGGACGACGCTGACCGGCCAGGAGTCGCTGGTGGTCGCGGACTGGCCGGCGCCCGACGCGGGGCGCGACGACCCCGGCGCCGAGGCCACCGTCGCCGAGCTGCAGCGGCTGATCACCGAGGTGCGCCGGTTCCGCAGCGACCAGGGCGTCAAGCCGGGCCAGAAGGTCCCGGCCCGGCTCGTCGGCGCCGATGCCGCCGTGCTGGCCGGGCACGAGGCCGCGTTCCGGTCGCTGACCCGGCTGACCGAGCCGTCCGACGGCTTCACCGCGACCGCCCAGGTCGTCGTCGGCGCCGTCACCGTCGAGCTGGACCTCTCCGGCGCCGTCGACGTCGAGGCCGAGCGCAAGCGCCTGAGCAAGGACCTCGCGACCGAGCGGAAGGCGCTGGAGCAGGCGCTGCGCAAGCTCGGCAACGAGCAGTTCCTCGCCAAGGCGCCGGAGGCGGAGGTCGACAAGGTCCGCGGCCGCCGCACCGCCGCCGAGGGCGAGATCGCCCGGCTCGAGACCCAGCTGGCCGGCCTGCCGCAGGGCGCGCCGTGA